Within Caminibacter pacificus, the genomic segment TCGATATCCACAATCGGAGTCAAATCATACACTTTTATAAGATTTGTTTCCCCTCTAATAACCATTACGTCTCCTTTTTTATTATAATTATATCACATAATCTTATAAAAAGGGACTCAATGGATATAAAATCAAAACTTGATAAACTTATTGAAGAGAATATTTACGAAGTAAACGAAGAAAAATTGGACCCGATTTTAATTGCAAAAAAATATAACGACGAATATATAAGCCTCGTAGCCGCTTTGTTTGCATACGGAAACGTAAAAGCGATACTTAAGTTTTTAAATTCTTTGGATTTGGAAAATCTAAACTCAAACGGAGCATACTATAGATTTCAAACGAAAAAGGATGTTGAAGAATTTTTATATACTCTTAAAAAAATGAAAGAAAAATACTCTTTAAACGAAATTTTTTTAAAAGGTTACGAAAAAACGAAAAACCCTATCGACGGAATAAGAGAAATCATCAAAACGATGTACGAAATAAACCCTTATAATTCGGATGGATATCAATTTTTGATAGGGAAAATTCCCCCTAAAAAAACAAAAGGAGTTAGTCCTTATAAAAGATGGAATATGTTTTTGAGATGGATGGTTAGAGACGACTCTTTGGATTTAGGGCTTTGGAGAGGAGTTGAAAAAAGCGATTTGATAATTCCGCTTGATACTCACACCCATAAAGTATCGTTAAAATTAGGTCTGTTAAAAAGAAAAACCTACGATTTACAATCGGCTATGGAGCTTACGGAAAAACTAAAAGAATTCGATCCTAAAGACCCTTTAAAATACGACTTCGCACTCTATAGAATCGGTCAGATGGATATAAAAATATAACCAAAAGTTACAATTTTTCTTTTTTTCACATTTCACTATTAAATAAAAATTAATAATATGATACAATTTCACTAAAAAAGGATATTTACATGAATGAATTGTGGCTCTTTTTTGGATTTTTAGGGCATAATCAGTATGTTCAACTTATCGTTCATACCATTATCGCAGCTTTATTATCTGTAATCGTGGCTAAACTCGCTACAAGAAAACTTCAAATCGTACCAAGCGGTTGCCAAAACGTTATGGAAGCGACTGTCAGCGGTATTTTATACATCGGAAAAGACGTGGCAAACGAAGAAATCGCAAGAAAATATTTAACACTTGCAGGAAGTTTGGCTATTTTCATTTTTATGGGTAACTTCATCGGTATTATTCCTGGATTCGAAGCTCCTACGGCAAACGTAAACTTAACTCTATCACTTGCAATTTTAGTATTCCTTTACTATCATTTCGAAGGTATCAGAGCACAAGGTTTAGGACATTATATCGCTCACTTCGCAGGTCCTGTTAAATGGCTGGCACCATTAATGTTCCCTGTTGAAATTCTTTCTCACTTCTCAAGAATCATTTCACTTGCTTTCAGGTTATTCGGTAACATCAAAGGGGACGACTTATTCTTAGCGGTATTGTTAATGCTTGCACCTTGGGTATTCCCGTTAGCAGGTTTTGCATTACTTACATTCTCTGCATTCTTACAAGCATTCGTTTTCATGGTACTTACATACGTATACATCTACGGTGCGGTTACGGGACAAGAAGAAGCTCTTTAATAAATGGCTTCTTTTCTCTCTTATTTTATAACAGACCCTTCATATTCTCTACAACAAATAAAAGAAGCTATAAAAAAACACAAACCCACTTTCGTATGCTATAGAAACAAAGAATATTTTGACAAAAACGAAATTATGGATTTTGCAAATTTCGCAAAAAATTATTCAAAAGTATTTATTAATTTAGATTCTTTAAAAGATGATTCTCTACTTGAACATTTTGACGGAGTACATATTCCAAGCTCAAGACTTGACGAAATCACCGAATATAAAAACAAAATAATTATAGCTTCAACCCACAACCCTTTAGAAGTTCAAAAAGCTCAAAAAGCCGACTACATTACCTTTTCGCCTATATTCAAATCAAAAAACAGATGCGGGCTCGGTACGGAAGTGCTTAATCATATATGCAATATGCACCCTAAAGTAATAGCTCTCGGCGGAATTATAAGCGATAAGGAAGTAGAAAAGATAAAAAACACAAAAGCGGTGGGATTCGGAAGTATCAGGTATTTTTTTACATAATTTTATGCAATTGATTTCCGGTTTTCATCCACTCTTCAAGTTCTTCCCATTTTTCGTTTTCAATCATATCTTTTGCTTTTTTCAGCTCACTCTTAAACGCTTCTATCGAATCTAAAAGATTTTTTTTATTTTCTTTGAATATATCTTTCCACATATGAGGATTGCTTTTTGCCAGACGACTCATATCCCTAAATCCGCCCGCAGCAAGAGTAACGATATGGTCTTTATCTTCTTGTTTTAAAACTGAGTTTGCTATGGAGAAACTCACGATATGAGGCATATGCGAGATAAAAGCGGCATGTCTGTCGTGTTCTTTTGCGTCCATTATTTTTATTTGCATTTTTAAATAATTATAAATATCAAAAGCTCTTTTTACCTGCTCTTCTCCGCTATCTTCTATATTACAAACAACCATAACTTTATTGTAATACAAATCGGCTATTGCAGCTTGCGGACCGGAATATTCCGTCCCGGCCATAGGATGAGAAGCTACGAGATTTTTTCTTATGTTTTTAGGACATTCGTTTACGATACTCTCTTTTGTAGAGCCGAAATCAATGATTAAAGAATCTTTTTTGAGGTTTAGTTTCGAGAGATGATTAAGTGCGTTAATTATACCTCTAATAGGTATTGCAAGTACGATAACGTCGGCTTGTTTTAAATCTTCAAAAGTTCCTATCTCATCCACAAGCCCTAATTTCAAAGCATCTTCTTGATGTTGGATGTTATGGTCTATGCCTATAATTTTATCGAAATATCCCTTACAGGCAAGACCGAAACTTCCTCCCATAAGCCCGAGTCCCACTATACCGCAAACCATTTAACCTCTTTTTAATAAAAATTATACCACATTTACGCTATAATTTTACCCAAATCACAAGAAGGGATAATATGAAGAGACTATTAATATTTTTATTGCCTATAATTATTTTCGCACAAACGATTACGAAAGTAGATTACAAAGGTTTAATCCACATTTCACCGATAACAGCTTCAACAATCACACAAATCACACCAAACTCTCAATTCGATATAGAAAAAATAGACAAAGCCATAAAAAATCTATACAAAACCGGATATTTTGAAGAAATAAAAGCAGATTTTTCAAACGGAGTTTT encodes:
- a CDS encoding TIGR02757 family protein → MDIKSKLDKLIEENIYEVNEEKLDPILIAKKYNDEYISLVAALFAYGNVKAILKFLNSLDLENLNSNGAYYRFQTKKDVEEFLYTLKKMKEKYSLNEIFLKGYEKTKNPIDGIREIIKTMYEINPYNSDGYQFLIGKIPPKKTKGVSPYKRWNMFLRWMVRDDSLDLGLWRGVEKSDLIIPLDTHTHKVSLKLGLLKRKTYDLQSAMELTEKLKEFDPKDPLKYDFALYRIGQMDIKI
- a CDS encoding F0F1 ATP synthase subunit A: MNELWLFFGFLGHNQYVQLIVHTIIAALLSVIVAKLATRKLQIVPSGCQNVMEATVSGILYIGKDVANEEIARKYLTLAGSLAIFIFMGNFIGIIPGFEAPTANVNLTLSLAILVFLYYHFEGIRAQGLGHYIAHFAGPVKWLAPLMFPVEILSHFSRIISLAFRLFGNIKGDDLFLAVLLMLAPWVFPLAGFALLTFSAFLQAFVFMVLTYVYIYGAVTGQEEAL
- a CDS encoding thiamine phosphate synthase; translated protein: MASFLSYFITDPSYSLQQIKEAIKKHKPTFVCYRNKEYFDKNEIMDFANFAKNYSKVFINLDSLKDDSLLEHFDGVHIPSSRLDEITEYKNKIIIASTHNPLEVQKAQKADYITFSPIFKSKNRCGLGTEVLNHICNMHPKVIALGGIISDKEVEKIKNTKAVGFGSIRYFFT
- a CDS encoding prephenate dehydrogenase; protein product: MVCGIVGLGLMGGSFGLACKGYFDKIIGIDHNIQHQEDALKLGLVDEIGTFEDLKQADVIVLAIPIRGIINALNHLSKLNLKKDSLIIDFGSTKESIVNECPKNIRKNLVASHPMAGTEYSGPQAAIADLYYNKVMVVCNIEDSGEEQVKRAFDIYNYLKMQIKIMDAKEHDRHAAFISHMPHIVSFSIANSVLKQEDKDHIVTLAAGGFRDMSRLAKSNPHMWKDIFKENKKNLLDSIEAFKSELKKAKDMIENEKWEELEEWMKTGNQLHKIM